The Humulus lupulus chromosome 3, drHumLupu1.1, whole genome shotgun sequence genome window below encodes:
- the LOC133825627 gene encoding pescadillo homolog encodes MVDERCDLWVDFLDEIVKGWTTLVDEKNEAGADLGIETNSSCDSDMMNDLGADLVDEIVEARDDSSEESGDEDDYEADPEYEQEGDGVEVDEMVETHLQGGCKRPVEIDVGNDAFNDEDNDCVEHDNSSEDEDIAKNDGEVSDLHKPNRRKDDQIKIQNEENNVLVVSTTS; translated from the exons ATGGTTGATGAAAGATGTGATTTATGGGTTGATTTTCTAGATGAAATAGTTAAAGGATGGACTACTTTGGTTGATGAGAAAAATGAGGCAGGAGCTGATTTGGGAATTGAAACAAATTCTTCATGTGATAGTGATATGATGAATGATTTAGGGGCTGATTTGGTTGATGAAATAGTTGAGGCTAGGGATGATAGTAGTGAAGAAAGTGGTGATGAGGATGATTATGAGGCAGACCCAGAATATGAGCAAGAGGGTGATGGAGTGGAAGTTGATGAAATGGTCGAAACTCATTTACAAGGGGGATGTAAAAGGCCTGTAGAAATTGATGTAGGAAATGATGCATTTAATGATGAAGACAATGACTGTGTTGAACATGATAACTCCAGTGAGGATGAGGACATTGCTAAGAATGATGGCGAAGTTAGTGACTTGCACAAACCAAACAGAAG AAAAGATGATCAAATTAAAATCCAAAATGAAGAAAATAATGTCTTAGTAGTTTCTACTACTAGTTAG